Below is a genomic region from Helianthus annuus cultivar XRQ/B chromosome 2, HanXRQr2.0-SUNRISE, whole genome shotgun sequence.
CTAAAGCAAACAAACCGAAGGATCAAGAGGATTCAGGTTCTTCAAACTCTTTATCAAGGCGCACAAATTTCAAAGTTACGGATTGCAAAGCTTTAATAAAAGTTAAGCTTGTCAAAAATTCCACAGATTATGTAGTTTATGAGTTTGTTGATGTACACAATCACGGGCCTATTTCTGAACACAATTTAGATTTGAGCAAAAAAAGAAGGAAATTGGATGTTGCAACAAAAGAATTTATCTCCAATTGTCATTTGGCTAGTATCGGGTCAACTAAAGCATACAAACTTCACGTAGCGTTAAAGGGTGGGCATCATAATCTTCAAGGTACACTTACGGATTACAAGAATTTTGCTAGAGACATCAGAGATTTCATTGGTGATAGAGATGCTCAAATGGTTGTTGAGAAATTCAATGAGCGGTCGAAGAATTTAATGGATTACACCTTTAAATATGAAACTATTGAAACAGAGCTTATATCTTTATTCTGGGTTGATAATGTTtctaaaaggaattatgaggctTTTGGAGATGTTGTGGCTTTTGATGCAACATATAAGACAAATATGTAAGTTATTCTTTTTTTACAGACgtttatacatatatgtataatgtaATCAatgattatatttttttttaattttgagaTATTCGTTTTACCCAGGTACAACATGATTTTTGTTCCATTCACGGGTGTTGACCATCACAAGAAATGCACGGTCTTTGGGGCTGCTTTGTTGCATAACGAAACGATTGAATCATATACATGGCTTCTTCGGATGTTTGTTGCTGTTCATGGCAAGCAACCTGTTTTAATTTTAACGGACCAAGACCCGGCTATGAAGCAGGCAATTCATATTGTCCTTGACAAATCGATACACCGATTATGCATGTGGCATATTATAGAGAAGCTACCTTTGAAGGTATTTGTCAATATCTATTATGCATGTGTATATAGAAATGTGTATTCCACATATACTGAGATACATTGAGAATAATTCAGAACTACACATTTCCTTAAACTTTTCAATAAATCTTATGAAAATCTTAGGGAAACTGTGTGTTagttatacacatgtgtataaagtAAACTTCaaattatacatatgtgtatattaataATATCTTAATGTGTATACATGTCTCTCTCttgtatacatatgtgtatatatgtatagttTTGCTAAGTATGTGTAGTTACTGAATATCTTAATGTTTATAAATTTATTTTTCAGATTGATGGAGATGTGGGGAAAAATAAGAAGTTTCGCAAAGCATTTCACAAACTGGTTTGGAATGTCTATATTGAACCTTCTACATTTGAAAGGAGGTGGAATCGGTTAATGGATGAGTATGGATTACAAGATCATCCTTGGCTATCTGATATGTATGCTATGCGGGTTGAGTGGATTCCCGCTTATTTTAGAGATATCCCTATGTGTTGTTTAATGAAAACAACATCTAGATGTGAAAGTGCAAATCATCGCTTTAAATCCAATAGTAGTGCGCGCAATACTTTGGTGCAATTTATGTTATGTTTCGAGACAACTTTGGAAGGCCAACGTCATGATCAGCGTGTTCTTGATTACTCAACGGAAGAAACTACACCGAGATTCAAAACCCCGCTAGCTATTGAGCGACATGCAAATGAGATCTATACTAGAACTATATTCTTTGAAGTCCAAAAGGAGATAGATAAAGGTTTTAGGTTATCCTACATTGTTGAACGGGGGAAAACAGATGGTTTACATACATATGTTGTTGCTCATCAAAGTCACACATCTGAGATTATAAATGAATTCAAGGTTTGTTTTTAAGtttatatacatatgtgtatatcaTTTTATAGTGGATACTAAGAATCATTTTAATGGTTTTTGTAGGTTACAATTGATTTGTCTGATCATAGTGTAACATGCGTGTGTATGGGATTTACACGTGTCGGGTATCTTTGTCGACATGTTTTTTGTGTGTTTAGAACTCATAACATCGAGAAGATTCCTTTGAAGTATGTGCATCCTCGTTGGCGTAAAGATGCTCTTCCAAGTAGCATTCACAGCTTGGCTAACAGGTATTCTACATCAGTGTATTAAATAACAATATACATATAGAATCATGTTgtacatacatatatgtatataagaATAAAAGTAAAACTCAACTGCTATATCTTCAAACTGCTATTATATGCACATATGTATAATCCTTTTCTATGTAttattctttgattttttttgtgTTCATTTTTCATAACAGATATTTTGTTAACGAAAGTAAAAGGATGATGTTAAGGCGTCGCATTATTGATAACATTCAGATGTGCACTGATCGAGTGAGATGTAATGATGATAAACTTGAAGAACTTGATCGACAAGTTCAATTAATAAAGGATAAGATTTTTGAAGAATTTCCATCTGAGCCTTCATATAATAAAAATGGTGTTATAATTGAGGAGTTGATATCTCATTCAGAACCCTCAGAAGTAACTGTTATAGCCCCGAAAGGAATTCGGAACAAAGGTTGTGGAAAACATAAACGTCTAGTTGGTTCACGTGAGAAGGGCAAACAGAAGAATAAAGGTAAATCAAaattacctttcaaaaaaaaaggtAAATCAAAATTTGTCAAGAAGATCAAGAAGAGAAAATGTAATTTTTGTAATGAATTAGtagatgatcatgattctaggaaTTGTCCAATAAAGACAGGCAAACCtgtcaaaaagaaaaagaaaccatcAGATGAGGATGAAATTGACGAAATTGAAGATGAGGAAGAAATGGATTTTGAATCAAGCGATGAAGAAACAGATGTTGAAACAAGTGAGCAAGAATAGGATGAGGATTTTTTAAGAATAGGttgatttctttcattttaaacatatgtGATAAAAGATTACATTTGTTGAGGTTTTTTGTTAATAGTTTATGTTCTTTGTTTGAATGaaagtatttttttttatgaACAAAACcgttatacatatatgtataatgtaGACATATTTTACCAGCTAACATGAACAAAAtcattatacacatatgtatactGTAGACCTGTTAACAATCTAAGATGAACAAAACAGGTATTCATATATGTATAGAGTAGTAGACATGTTTACAAGCTAAGATGAAAAAAAAtcattatacacatatgtatactGGAGACATGTTTACAAGCTAAGATGAACAAAACAAATATATACGTATACGTATATACATTTTTAAACATTTCCCTAACATGAAAATGAACAATTCCCTAGGTTCGACTTCATCACAATACTATCCAAAATCAAAAAGGGCCAAATTTACAACCTTGAAGTCTATgtatattaattaatttatacaTATACGTATGCGTATAATCAGTTTGTACATACATATATGAATAGAAGAAACAGTTATTATACTCAGCATAACTATGAAGAAACAAAAAGAAACCTGTTTGAAACGACCCAACTGTttgtacatatatgtatataataacAGTTTGTaacatcaaaataaaaacatCAAAATAAAAACAGTAACATTCAAAAAACTGTTTGAAAGAACCTACGTCAACACATGACTGTTTGAAAGAACCAACGTCAACACATAACTGTTTGAAAGAACAAATGTCAACCTAGCATCAAAATAAAAACAGTAACATTCATCAAACTTCAAAATACTAATATTTAACCAACAAAGTATCAATATCGACCATTTCTACTGTTTCTTCTTAGTTTTTTGCAACGCCTTCTTAACTGTCGACATGTGTATCCTTTTTCTTGGCGACATCCTTCTCTtaatttcttgttttttctttCTTGGTGTCTCTCTTATCTTACTTGTTCTTTGCTGCATTTCTTCCTTCTTTTTTCTCTCCATCTTGTCTTCTTCATTAAgcttcttcttttttttcttcaACTCATTTGCTGCCTCCAATATTTTGTCACGATTGATGTTTGTTTTCGACAGGAGAAGTGCAGCTGCATACTTCTTTCTTAACAAATTtagtttacctttgatttttcTTGGCTCGTTTGGGAACCCACAGTGCCATTTATCAGATGTGACTCCCATGTAGGTTTCCATATGTCTTATTGCGTAAACCCCACAATCGACTTTGTTTCCTCTAACTGCCCAACTAAGATTCAACCGTCTTGGGAAAACTTGTTGAATTTGTATACGCTTTGGATGATTCACTTCTTCCAAgtatttgtcaaaaataatttTCTGCATAGTATAACACAGAATcagtaattaaataaataaataatatattgtaAAGAATAATATACATACGCTTAGGATCGTGTGAGAAGCGCTAGGCTAATTTAAAAGCTTTTagcaatatacacatgtgtataattcaagatcTGACaatacacatatatgtatataggcaatcataaactatacatatgtgtatatttaGATATACATATATTCAGAAAAGTTCTAATGTATTGAATAAAACTTACGACTTTCAATTGTGTCGCCTCCTCAGCAACGGTTTGGTCAACCCACATGTTGTCGATTACTGAACAATCCAAATTCTTTAGGTCATAGCAAATAAGGTAAAAGTGTTTATTCTCGAAAATTGGGAAGATGACAATTGTATATTCTGCCAGATTCATTTTCTCTTTTTTCTTTCCCACTACATCATATAGTTTTTCTTTGAAATGTTCCAAAGTTTTTGGATCATTATACTTCTGGCCGCGCAACATATGATCAGGCTGTAAcacataaacaaaaacaaaaaaaaaatcatgtttaatAATATGCAATAACTAAGTAAATAAAATTAAGAAATTTGTGCAATTGCTTACAAATAAATCGGTATGGCCAAACAGTCTACAAATTGTTGGGTCATTTCTTTTTGATTCTTCATAGTTCAGCATTGATGCCCAGCAATTAATGATTGATGTACTTATGTATGAGTTTGGTAACAGATCAAGGAGTTCAAAATACATGCACGCCATGCCATTACTGTTTTTATATGCATGGTTCCTGTAAGATATAGACAATTTTTGAGTCAACAAATACGTATATAACAAATTAAAACCCAAGCATGATACATATATTTCAAGGTTTTCTTTCtgattatacacatatgtaataTATCTGTATAATCATATTCACTAGTGACAATATGGTAGCAATGTCgaataaaaaccataaaaacaaagACCTGTTCCGGTTCTGATAATAACTATCCCGGTACCGATGTAAGCATAGGTTTGATTCGTCATTATACTATTTTGAATAAAACTCTTTTTTCAACAATACTGCTACGAGTTTTAACCTATGTATACGCATatgtaaaaatatatatgttatacatatgtgtataaccgTATACATAAATTGTTATACATGTATGTATAACCGTATACATAAATtgttatacatatgtgtataaccgGTTCAGATGTAAGCATAGGTTCAATTCGTCACTATAGTGTTTTTGAATAAAACTCTTTTTTCAACTGTGTTCATACATGAACGCCAAGAAAAAAATATTAAACGATACCAGTGccgtatacacatatgtataaccgtatacatatgtgtataaccgTACCGTACACATATACATGTAAAAATACTAGATTAGTTGTGAGTGCACACACCCAAAAGTTTTTGCAACTTCCAGTTTTTCACGCTCCAACTTAAGAGCTTTTTCTAGTTCCTCCCTTTCTTCCTTGGTCAAATCCCTATTCAATTCAAATGATTAATATACAATCAAAgtttcatatatatacatatatattttttgaaaTAAATTTTCAGCATTTataacatacttttcatctttATCAAACAGATTTTTACTTGTGATATTTGGGTTAATTTCATTCCTGCATGTATAAAATTGTTGTGTTAGTTTAAAAGGACAAGATGTATGTCAAAGAGACATATTAGAGTGTACTAAAACTTACTCATCCACATATGCATATTCCAATATAAATTCCCAAATCTTCTTTTCTTCACTTGAAAGAGCATTGTCCATATTCACAGCTCTTTCTAAAAATGGGGATTTGCCAAATTTAGAAAGTTTGGGCTCCCTCTTTGGCATCTCTACTTCATCACTTTCTTCTTCATTAGTTTGTTGCTCAACTTCATGTTTTGGAGTTGTTGGTGATTCTTGGGAAATTAATTTAAAAGTTGGTATGTCTACCAAATAGGTTGTTTTCTTCTCATTTGGATTGGCACACACCTCTTCTTTAGCAACACGATCACATAATTCAATAGCATCAGATGTCCATTCAGGGTCAGGCGATTCAGACAACGGATCAGCTTTTGTATTTCGGTTGTACTCATCAACGATCTTATCAATTGCTTCAACTTGTTACAAACAAAAATAAGAAATTATtttggaccacacattttccataagcttttcgtaatatacacatatgtatagtttaaaattgactatatacatatgtgtataattcaatatacatatatgtatatagtcaatttcaaagggttaggatcatgtgagaagcacttagctaattgagaaacttgagaagtattttggaccacacattttccataagcttttcgtaatatacacatatgtatagtttaaaattgactatatacatatgtgtataattcaatatacatatatgtatatagtcaatttcaaactatacatatgtgtatattatgagAAGCTTAGGAAAATGTGTGGTTCAGAATGCTTCTTacgtttctcaaatagggtggacttctcttaggatccctaccctgaTAAGGAATTCAACTACATATAATtaacatatacatatatgtattttACCTGCACTAGCATTGATATCAGAATCTGAATATTTATCTTCATCATTCTCTTTCATGTCACCTGCTAAAAAAATATTACTTTTTCTCactttacacatatgtaaataataaaaaatatatacacatatgtatacttGAATTACCTTTGTCTTCTGAATCTTTAACTTTACCATCATCATCTTTTTTTTGTATGATCTTCAGATCCTTGATCATCCGATTCTTCATCATTAGAATCTCCATCATCATTCCCCTCGTCTTTATTTGTGTCACGCTTGTCTTCTTCATCTTTACCTTCATCGTTTTGAGATCCTTCATCATCAGATTCTTCATCATTAGATTctccatcttcatcttcatctttaaacTCAAGAAATTCGCTGTAAATTTCTTGGTATTCTTCAATCACGTGAACTACCTCATTGCTATTGGGAAATTTTCGTTTGAAATCCTTGATTTTTTCTTCAAGCTTTAACTTTTGTTCAGCATTCTCCTTACACAGCTCACTTAAGCTTGCTAAATATTTCTGAAAAGTGAAATAATAACAACTTTAAATATTATATATGAGaagatttttattattttttttgaatttaaaCTTTGTATATTACCTCCAAACTTTTTTCATCACTTTCTTTAACCTCATTCTCTTCTTCACTTTCAATATCATAAGTGTTGTTATCTTCAAATCTATCTCTGATTTGACCTAATCCGAACCCACCATTCttaatttcttgattttgtcttCTTTCCATTCTGTCTTTGTCCCAATAAGCAATTGGTGGTATAACTCTTTCATTATCCATCCCTTCACAAGTAAGGGAATCGAGATACAAAAGCTATAATGAACAAAACAAATAGATATCAAAAACATCTCATAATACAAGCTATAATGAAGAAATTGTACACAaacatatatacatgtatattttCAACCGACTACTCATATATGTATAGACATGTTTTACAAGTTACTATATAATTATACAGATATGTATAATGTAGACATGTCTACAAGCTAAGATGAACGAAATagttatacatatatgtataatgtaGACATGTCTACAAGCTAAGATGTATACATAGTTATACATATACGTATAATGTAGACAAAGCCTCGATGAACAAAActgttatacacatatgtatactGTGGAGCTGTTTACAATCTAAGATGaatattatacatatatgtatactGTAGAAATGTTTTACGAGCTAAAATGAACAAAACAATTATACACATAAATAAAAAGTTCAGATCACGTACCACAAGAAACGTAAGAGGGCCTACGAAATGTGAGTTTACATTATAAGGCTTCCAATTCTTTTTACATCCACGTAAAGCATCCATTGTATACGCGCACCAATCATAATCTCCAAAGTTATTTTCCATTCTTAACAAATCTAATAGTTGGTACTTGCATGTACCATTTTGATTAGACTCAATCAAGGTGGTAATAACAAGCATCAAGAAATCAATTTTGAATAGTATTTCTTCGTTATAATCATTTTCAATGATTTTCGCACCAATCTGAAACGTGCTTACTAAAAATGTTGGATATCTACTCTTCCACACATTCACTATATGTTCACGTTCCTGCAACCGTTCATTTTCACTTATTATTAGACTTCCACAAGGAAAGCCAAGCAATTGACTTATTGCTTCTTTGTCTACCATAATTTTTTTATCTCCCAGCTCTATCTCCATTGTTTCTGGATTGAAATTAAGAACAATGTAATGTGCCAGTTTTGCTGTTATCTTTTCAATTCCCATTGTTAACAGCTTTCCAAATCCCATTTTTCTGACTATGTTTTTCTGTCTTTTTGTGAGCTTTTTAATTACTTCAAATAATCTGTGCGGCGACGTCCTTGTTCGAATTCCAAACCAAAAAGgtgcttttctttctttcttttttgaatttttattctTTTTCCTAGCAACTTTGCTGTCTTTGGAAACTTTGGCACGTTCATTTTTTGTGGTTGATCCTACAAAATTAACAATATCAGAaaatacacatatgtatatatacaacAATATCagaatatacacatatgtatataatcatatacacatatgtatatttaaattatatataaaaaaactgaGAGCGGCTTCCTTAAAGTGAATTATTTCATTCATGTAGATTTTTGACCTATCTTAATCGGCCCGTTTTTGCCCCAGCGACTAAAAATCATTAAACCGTCAATGAATTCAATAACAAACTTCTCATAACACTTCTTTTGACCTAATTTGACTTGTTTTGACCTACTCACTAACAGTGGTTATCCTGAACCATGAAAGATGATAAAAACTAATTGAATTTAAAGATTTTACCTCTCTTAGTGTTgtcttctttctccttctcctCTTCAATATCTTTTGCCTTTCTTTTCTTCCCACTTACGTTTTGATTTCGTAACAGATACCCAGATCCTATATAATTACAATTCTAACAttattgtttatatttttttgacAACATAGGTATGTATATATGCATATACGTATGTGTATATATGCACATATACGTATGTGTATATATGCACATATACGTATGTGTATATATGCACATATACGTATGTGTATATATGCACATATACGTATGTGTATATATGCACATATACGTATGTGTATATATGCACATATACGtatgggcgtttgtacccaacccacgacacaacccccgccccataccacatattctaatatttcaTAGATTTTTTTAGACACATAGTCGTTGgcaaacggctagcccaaacggctacttgtcttggccaatgagatcacgccatgtcatcttgatagccccgcccaacgcccgggctgaaacccacgcctaaggggccacgccgaaacccaagcccacccgaggtggtgacttgggcgtttatACCCAACCCACGTCACAACCCCAATGGGTTGGTATAAGTTGGTAAAGAACTAAACCGAAACAGTTTTGACAAAATTTGATTTAAATTTGAAGATATATTTTATACATTTATATAACTTTACCTCTTTTGGGGTTGTCCTTGTTGTCTTCAGTATCTTTAGCTTTTCTTTTCCTTCCAATGTTCAATTTTGCATCAGAAACACCTTTTTGAGGACTTCCATCTTTCAATTCAGCTGCAATGTTCTTTTCTTTAATATTCTTTATctctttttcatttttagctCCTACATAATTCCAATTCTAACATTATACTAGAGTCGTACTAATATGTATAAATGACATGTACATATGATAAATCCCAATAAAAATAGCAACTGAAAATATGTAAGGTGGAAACCTAAATGTTAGTAACGATACCTTTTTTCGATTTTGCATCAGAAACACGCTTTCGAGGACTTACATCTTTCAATTCAGCTGCAATGTACACCacaaaataatattaaaacaCGTATACGTATGTGTATATCATTTCAAAACACAACATTTATACGTATGTGTATATCATTTCAAAATAACTAGTCATAGCGTTGCGGCGTGGGTACATTGCAAACCGTAAAGTAATTATCCTTATGAAAAGGCGTGTTTCGACGTATCCGATTGAACTTAACATAACCTATATGAGCATTATGATTGGATCAAACCGTAAAGTAATTATCGCTTGCCTTCAATGTTATGATCCACGTGCATTCAAAGACAATGGAAAACCATAATAACAGGTATACGTATGTGTATATCACTACAAAAGACGTATAATAACAGGTATACGTATGTGTATATCATTTCAAAACACAACATTTATACGGATATGTATACATACTACAAAACAAACTATATTTATAAGCTTAACTACAAACTTTATAACAATTTCAAACAGCATAggtatacatatgtgtataccaTTACAAACTATGTATAAAACATGTATACATATGTATTCACCATTAAAAGCACAACAATTATAGGGATAGGATATGAATACaattaaaacaattaaaaacagCAAACAAATATATCTAGTACCTTCAGATTTTTTTGTTGATGCTTTTGTTTCCTTAACCTTGCTTTCTTTAacctttttattgttttttttattcgctgcaatttgttttttttttgttcctTTTTTTCTCCACATCGATATTTAATAGTTTTTGCGCCAAATCCTTTAtaaattcttttctttttttctctTTGTCTGCTGtaataaaaacaaacattttaGCAACTGCATGTATGTGTATTATATACATTTATCTATATTACAATGATAAATATACTATTAAACGGTACCTTCTTCCAATTTTGCATCTCTGACACCTTTTTGAGGACTTTTATCTTCCAATTCAACTGCATTGTAGAACAAAATATGTTAATCAGAACAATATGTACATACATAATGTAATTAGCAATAAATTTTACCTCCATATTTATTGCTCGTCTCTTTCAAAGCATTTAATATTTCTTCCATCTCAGCTGCAATGTACACCAGAgtatattaataacaataatattaaaaacacatataataacaaatATACGTATGTGTACACCCTTTCAAAACACAACagttatacgtatatatatacatactacAAAACAGAGTATATTTATATGCGTATACCATTACAAACCACGTATAATAACAGGTTTACATATGTGTACACCATTACAAAACACAGCAATTATACAGATACATCAGAACAGAGTACATTTCTATGTTTAACTAGAACATATTTTCTAACAATTACAAACAGCATAGGTATACGTATGTGTATACCATTACAAAACACATATATTAACAGGTATACGTATGTGTACACCATTTCAAATCTCAACACTTAAACGGATATGTATACATACTTAGAACAGAGTATATTTCTATGTTTAACCACAATTATAACGCATTTGTTAACAAAATCAATAGAACAAGTATAGTATGCATATGTGAACAACATTCCAAAACACAACAGTTATACAGTTATGTACATACATAGACATAACAGAGTGCCCTGTAGACCATTACATtacaaaatcaaacataaatcAGTATTAGACCGAAATAGCACATATATTGACTCGAAAATAAGTAAACATTAGATAAAATATGTGCCGATCGTATTATTTTATCTGTCTATCTATCTAAAACCTTAAATAACACCTCGCCTTCTCTAGTTGAAAATGAAATCGAAAAATCGATTTATCAAACCCTAAGTCAACACTTTTGATTTCGGACAATACATTCAGATAACTTCATCAAATTTAAGTTTACAACTAAGAAGAACGTTTCATATCGCACAATAGCTAGAATTTTCGGATTTTTTCagctttttttttataaaataagaaACAAAAACACATAATCAAACCTTCGAATGTTACGTATGCGTATCGCCTTCGAAATGGAGGAGCGGAACCGAGTGATTGAATGTAAGTATGCTTATCGCCGAAGAAACCCTAGATTTTGCTGTTATCGCAGAGAGAGAGAACGAGGGGAGAGTGAAAGGTTTTTGGGGGAATTTTGAAAACAAAGTGATGTACGTTAGATGAAATTAGAATTGTTTATTGACCATATTGCCCCTCcaccttttttttaatttaaacaaggttgattaaaatgtgtggCTGAGATTtgttctcaagtttctcaaatagggtggacttctcttaggatccctaccctgtatatatatatatatatatatatatatatatatatatatatatatatatatatatatatatatagtgaaggggaaggatc
It encodes:
- the LOC110895196 gene encoding protein FAR1-RELATED SEQUENCE 5-like gives rise to the protein MDSASNDEAGSLSHSMDEVNNVQISMPSVNFDHDQPFCVNGFEQQDSISSHVYELPSGSRYWIPVVPAEVMPYTGARFRSLQEAMIMYENYAEHAGFSTRLGTTSTNKQGVITFKYILCSKANKPKDQEDSGSSNSLSRRTNFKVTDCKALIKVKLVKNSTDYVVYEFVDVHNHGPISEHNLDLSKKRRKLDVATKEFISNCHLASIGSTKAYKLHVALKGGHHNLQGTLTDYKNFARDIRDFIGDRDAQMVVEKFNERSKNLMDYTFKYETIETELISLFWVDNVSKRNYEAFGDVVAFDATYKTNMYNMIFVPFTGVDHHKKCTVFGAALLHNETIESYTWLLRMFVAVHGKQPVLILTDQDPAMKQAIHIVLDKSIHRLCMWHIIEKLPLKIDGDVGKNKKFRKAFHKLVWNVYIEPSTFERRWNRLMDEYGLQDHPWLSDMYAMRVEWIPAYFRDIPMCCLMKTTSRCESANHRFKSNSSARNTLVQFMLCFETTLEGQRHDQRVLDYSTEETTPRFKTPLAIERHANEIYTRTIFFEVQKEIDKGFRLSYIVERGKTDGLHTYVVAHQSHTSEIINEFKVTIDLSDHSVTCVCMGFTRVGYLCRHVFCVFRTHNIEKIPLKYVHPRWRKDALPSSIHSLANRYFVNESKRMMLRRRIIDNIQMCTDRVRCNDDKLEELDRQVQLIKDKIFEEFPSEPSYNKNGVIIEELISHSEPSEVTVIAPKGIRNKGCGKHKRLVGSREKGKQKNKGKSKLPFKKKGKSKFVKKIKKRKCNFCNELVDDHDSRNCPIKTGKPVKKKKKPSDEDEIDEIEDEEEMDFESSDEETDVETSEQE